In Bacteroidales bacterium, the following are encoded in one genomic region:
- a CDS encoding SDR family oxidoreductase: MTAPFDLHGKSILVTGASSGIGKETAIRMSQHGGSLIITGRNKDRLQETFELLEGSGHQMLEADLVIPEQLASLVDLLPELDGVVFSAGITGHLPVKFITQAEIDSFFGINYTSVVLLTARLLKKKKIRNKSSLVFLSSTATRFPYFGGALYSSTKAALEAYSKVLAVELAPKGIRSNCISPSFVKTPMVDGAAETISKEVLEKFEKMMPLGFGEPGDVANAVLFLVSDASSWITGTNLVLGGG, from the coding sequence ATGACTGCACCCTTTGACCTTCACGGCAAATCGATCCTGGTTACGGGAGCTTCTTCCGGAATCGGGAAAGAAACTGCAATCAGGATGAGTCAGCATGGTGGGTCCCTAATTATCACCGGTCGTAACAAGGATCGACTTCAGGAAACGTTTGAATTACTTGAAGGTTCAGGGCATCAGATGCTGGAGGCAGACCTGGTTATTCCTGAACAACTGGCATCTCTTGTGGATTTGCTTCCTGAATTGGATGGAGTAGTTTTTTCTGCCGGAATAACCGGCCATTTACCTGTAAAATTTATTACCCAGGCGGAAATAGACTCTTTCTTCGGCATCAATTATACATCAGTTGTACTATTGACAGCCCGTTTATTGAAGAAAAAGAAAATCAGAAACAAATCCTCACTGGTATTTCTATCCTCCACTGCAACCCGTTTCCCATATTTTGGCGGCGCTTTATACAGTAGTACTAAAGCTGCATTAGAGGCATACTCAAAAGTTCTGGCTGTAGAACTGGCACCAAAAGGCATCCGTTCCAACTGTATTTCACCTTCTTTCGTGAAAACCCCAATGGTTGATGGAGCGGCAGAAACCATTTCCAAAGAGGTACTGGAAAAATTTGAAAAAATGATGCCCCTGGGATTTGGTGAACCCGGAGATGTAGCCAATGCAGTATTATTTCTTGTTTCTGATGCTTCTTCATGGATTACAGGTACAAACCTGGTACTTGGGGGAGGATAA